The following coding sequences lie in one Oncorhynchus nerka isolate Pitt River linkage group LG14, Oner_Uvic_2.0, whole genome shotgun sequence genomic window:
- the LOC115141508 gene encoding U1 small nuclear ribonucleoprotein A-like: MAAPDMRLNHTIYINNLNEKIKKDELKKSLYAIFSQFGQILDILVARSLKMRGQAFVIFKEVNSASNALRSMQGFPFYDKPMRIGYAKGDSDIIAKMKGTYVERDRKKEKRVKGPEAAGAKKGVPGTPVVPMGPGVPTPMPGMPPMSGAPRMMQMPGQPPYMPPPGMMPPPGMGPGGMPPGAMLPGGMMPGQMPHAQVAENPPNHILFLTNLPEETNELMLSMLFNQFPGFKEVRLVPGRHDIAFVEFDNDVQAGAAREALQGFKITQTNAMKISFAKK, from the exons ATGGCTGCTCCGGATATGCGTCTCAACCACACCATATACATCAACAACCTCAACGAGAAGATTAAAAAAGATG AACTGAAAAAGTCGTTGTACGCCATTTTCTCTCAGTTTGGTCAAATCCTTGACATTTTGGTTGCCCGCTCCCTGAAGATGAGGGGTCAGGCCTTTGTCATCTTCAAGGAGGTCAACAGTGCCTCCAATGCCCTGCGTTCCATGCAGGGGTTCCCATTCTATGACAAACCTATG CGTATTGGGTACGCCAAAGGGGATTCTGACATCATCGCTAAAATGAAGGGCACCTACGTGGAGCGCGACCGCAAGAAGGAGAAGAGGGTCAAGGGCCCAGAGGCTGCAGGGGCCAAGAAGGGTGTGCCAGGAACCCCTGTAGTACCCATGGGGCCTGGAGTTCCAACACCCATGCCT GGAATGCCACCCATGAGCGGGGCTCCTCGTATGATGCAAATGCCAGGGCAGCCCCCTTACATGCCCCCGCCAGGGATGATGCCACCTCCTGGGATGGGCCCTGGGGGGATGCCCCCTGGTGCTATGCTTCCGGGTGGGATGATGCCAGGGCAAATGCCCCACGCCCAG GTTGCAGAAAACCCTCCCAACCACATCCTTTTCCTCACCAACCTCCCAGAGGAGACCAACGAGCTCATGCTGTCTATGCTCTTCAACCA GTTCCCTGGGTTCAAAGAGGTGCGTCTGGTACCTGGTCGCCACGACATCGCCTTTGTAGAGTTTGATAATGACGTGCAGGCTGGAGCGGCCAGGGAGGCACTACAGGGCTTCAAGATCACCCAGACCAACGCCATGAAGATCTCATTCGCCAAGAAATAA